One genomic segment of Ignavibacteriales bacterium includes these proteins:
- the hypB gene encoding hydrogenase nickel incorporation protein HypB, with the protein MSVITIERKVLEKNDEIANINRTLLKENKILTLNLVSSPGSGKTSILEQTIDHLKDKIKLSVIEGDVQTDFDAQRIARHGVPVVQIVTRGGCHLDAPLIRDAMVKIGIENLDLLVIENVGNLVCPANYDLGEDMKVVVISTTEGDDKPLKYPAMFRNASVLIINKVDLLPYVNCSLQELRKNALQINPKLEIFETSCTTGAGIELWCGWILQHLSK; encoded by the coding sequence ATGAGCGTTATAACGATTGAACGAAAAGTTCTTGAAAAGAATGACGAAATTGCAAATATAAATAGAACTTTATTAAAAGAGAACAAAATCCTCACTCTCAATCTCGTCAGCTCACCCGGATCTGGCAAAACTAGTATCCTGGAGCAAACAATAGATCACCTTAAGGATAAAATAAAACTTAGTGTGATAGAGGGGGATGTACAAACCGATTTCGACGCGCAACGCATTGCCCGGCACGGAGTTCCGGTTGTCCAGATTGTTACGCGCGGGGGATGTCATTTGGACGCACCATTGATAAGAGACGCGATGGTTAAAATTGGTATCGAAAATTTAGACCTCCTTGTAATTGAAAACGTGGGCAATCTTGTTTGTCCAGCTAATTACGATTTGGGTGAAGATATGAAAGTGGTTGTCATCAGCACAACCGAAGGGGACGATAAACCTTTAAAGTATCCAGCTATGTTCCGTAACGCATCGGTTCTTATCATCAACAAGGTCGATTTACTTCCTTATGTCAATTGCAGTTTACAAGAATTAAGGAAAAACGCGTTGCAGATAAATCCGAAACTCGAAATATTCGAAACATCCTGCACAACCGGCGCGGGTATAGAACTCTGGTGCGGTTGGATTCTTCAGCACTTATCAAAATGA
- a CDS encoding DUF4440 domain-containing protein: protein MKNKIMLFIASLIAVSISGYAQNDGAYRIKNNSELYTIDSLFNLYCQSNGLSKAFIEFAADDVILMRQNQFPIVGKDSLKKKYSSIKKQPNLSWSPVYADVAASGDLGYTFGKWKLVSQTSVGTDTVSYGVYVSIWKRQSDGRWKYVFDGGNETPGQLPCDKK, encoded by the coding sequence ATGAAAAACAAAATAATGTTGTTTATCGCATCACTGATAGCTGTTTCGATTTCCGGTTATGCACAAAACGACGGTGCTTACCGGATTAAAAATAACTCCGAGTTATACACTATCGATAGTTTATTTAATTTATATTGTCAATCTAACGGATTAAGTAAAGCATTTATTGAGTTTGCGGCCGATGATGTTATTCTAATGCGTCAAAACCAATTTCCGATTGTTGGCAAAGACTCGCTGAAGAAAAAATATTCATCGATAAAAAAGCAACCAAATTTATCGTGGTCTCCAGTGTACGCAGATGTTGCCGCATCGGGCGATCTTGGATATACATTTGGAAAATGGAAACTTGTAAGTCAAACATCTGTTGGTACCGATACCGTATCTTACGGTGTTTATGTTTCAATTTGGAAACGCCAGTCAGATGGTCGGTGGAAATATGTGTTTGACGGAGGTAACGAAACACCCGGGCAATTACCGTGTGATAAAAAATAG
- a CDS encoding hydrogenase maturation protease yields MIDRLSTVLVLGLGNDILGDDAVGLLAARELKILFHDKVDVVEAAVSGFEIMEILEGYESVLLLDAVVTKAHPPGYILELSKEQFKNVVAISPHYMGLPEVFQLAEEMKIKFPKIIRILAMEIIPPYDIKEGLSEPIQESFPQFVETGSAILSELLAGKC; encoded by the coding sequence ATGATCGACCGATTAAGTACAGTTTTAGTTCTTGGATTGGGGAATGATATTCTCGGAGACGATGCCGTAGGACTTCTTGCCGCGCGTGAACTGAAAATCTTATTTCACGATAAAGTAGATGTTGTTGAAGCCGCTGTTTCGGGTTTCGAAATTATGGAAATACTGGAAGGTTACGAATCGGTTTTACTTCTTGATGCTGTTGTTACTAAGGCGCATCCACCCGGATATATACTCGAACTATCGAAAGAACAATTCAAAAATGTCGTGGCAATTTCTCCGCATTACATGGGGCTTCCGGAAGTGTTTCAACTTGCAGAAGAAATGAAAATAAAGTTTCCAAAAATTATCAGAATACTTGCAATGGAAATTATCCCCCCGTATGATATCAAAGAAGGGCTGAGCGAACCGATTCAAGAATCATTTCCCCAATTTGTCGAAACCGGTTCTGCCATTCTTTCTGAATTGCTCGCTGGGAAATGTTGA
- a CDS encoding energy transducer TonB, translating to MQFTIILFCYFILTSLIYILNLALDLYDFNLVEQTGVYMTAFLSDFYPKHIFIALVISVSFHLTMLLSYEIFNNLSVEEVIYAGGIIIDYKNLPQPGIMDEPVIAMPKIKPETHLTEGIPVPVPEIDVLPEQTIPTQKEMGDNRDINREIFEKTGTVKVEMPDVNIADPDPEIFISVERFPVPVKQVQPVYPPMAIRTGVEGTVWVKILIDRDGKAKKAIVSKSDSEILNDSAINAALEWLFTPAMMNSGPIAVWVCVPFRFKLKKD from the coding sequence ATGCAATTTACAATAATTCTGTTTTGTTACTTCATCCTTACATCATTAATTTACATATTAAATTTGGCACTTGATTTGTACGATTTCAATTTAGTCGAACAAACAGGAGTTTATATGACTGCTTTCTTATCTGATTTCTATCCGAAACATATCTTTATTGCTTTAGTTATTTCTGTTTCGTTTCACCTCACGATGTTATTATCTTATGAAATATTTAACAATCTTAGTGTTGAAGAAGTAATATATGCTGGCGGAATCATAATCGATTATAAGAATCTTCCGCAACCAGGTATAATGGATGAACCGGTAATTGCCATGCCAAAAATAAAGCCGGAAACCCATCTAACCGAAGGTATCCCTGTTCCGGTTCCGGAAATAGATGTCTTGCCTGAACAAACAATTCCAACACAAAAAGAGATGGGAGATAATCGCGACATTAACAGAGAGATTTTTGAAAAGACCGGCACAGTTAAAGTGGAAATGCCTGATGTGAATATCGCTGATCCTGACCCTGAAATATTTATTTCCGTTGAACGATTTCCGGTTCCAGTAAAACAAGTACAGCCCGTTTATCCACCCATGGCTATTCGCACGGGTGTTGAAGGTACAGTTTGGGTGAAGATACTTATAGATAGAGATGGTAAAGCGAAGAAAGCAATTGTGAGCAAAAGCGATTCAGAAATTTTAAATGATTCCGCGATTAACGCAGCATTAGAGTGGTTGTTCACACCGGCGATGATGAACAGCGGTCCGATTGCGGTATGGGTTTGTGTTCCATTCAGGTTCAAGTTAAAAAAAGATTAA
- the hypA gene encoding hydrogenase maturation nickel metallochaperone HypA, whose amino-acid sequence MHEMSVAKNILDIVHEHVQSEDENRVRSIILKIGEMSGIVCDSLEFCFSSLVHNTPLGGAKLFIQTIPISAECNFCNYNSRLEYGIFFCEKCHSSDIKIISGRELQIVQIELED is encoded by the coding sequence ATGCACGAAATGTCTGTAGCGAAAAATATTCTCGATATTGTTCATGAGCATGTTCAATCAGAAGATGAAAACAGAGTAAGATCAATCATTCTCAAAATTGGCGAGATGAGCGGAATCGTATGCGATTCGCTTGAATTTTGTTTCTCATCGCTTGTTCACAACACACCGCTTGGAGGAGCAAAGCTCTTCATCCAAACAATTCCAATTTCGGCAGAATGCAATTTTTGTAATTACAATTCACGATTGGAGTATGGAATATTTTTTTGTGAGAAATGCCATAGCAGCGATATTAAAATAATTTCCGGCAGGGAACTTCAAATAGTACAAATTGAATTGGAAGATTGA
- a CDS encoding PAS domain S-box protein, producing the protein MRVFDVVETSGGTPWANTSSGLAWFNGYSWTPVGKEHGLSNQVVSAIIPDERDSILIVYNDRLFYGGQGGFREIPIIIEGHENKIASLAYFGYDKFLLIIDSSLYILHHNKVIPYQTPPELREQKYTTIWNTSGKVIWLNGSQGLFRWNGNVWEEKMPAAATLFNINRLCENKNGLGFMSIWSPPSHVGLWRWASSSMPQLEPFQDHDNILGFDVNAAGQAIKIVESDELKIFDNNEWKTIKPTPSQLQNIIFLKYRSNGDLWVGTEVGLFLHVVSSQRWAVWKFPSPDQRNNVNEIIKRKDGSVWCGTGNGLVIHYPDGSIKTIEKINEKKIGAITGLIEDNNNNIWISSGYYFDGTYRWDGSTWKYFGLLEGLDAGSIHKINMDKKGRLWFLGLYRRDFDVRKVDREPGAYYYDSGKFTQFKMTEELANARIYSFAESDDGSLWFGTSAGIGRWKPISENSKNGKWNYWSTENGLKNNRIFTLAVDKNNKVWFGDQWFGLGYIENESPKYFTTADGLVSDAVWNIKISNDNKVWIATRGGVSIYDHDTFSEFNVHEGIENSRIWGLLSTDDKVYLGTSGGGVQILNLKELSDKYPVVKLFNPLIQNSSLLAHWRVYSFWGEQMPDDIKIRYCVDNQPWTEWNKERSTIIPDLASGEHTFSIQTKNQLGEFSNEIKTVSFTIPPPFYLLPYFYIPVGSLLLIIAFVGTAYIIRKRKDDIALRKSEEQYRKLFETANDAIMIFDPDHEIILAVNKKACELYGFTREELIGRGLREITKNIDNGRQVIDQILREKRAEALETIHINKNQDEIQIIANAVMIEYEGRNAVLSINRDVTDLKQAEAKQLLLAQTVASARDAICITNLNNNILFVNDAFIKMYGYSEGELSGQNISLIASPYVTDEMQNEIHNATIQKGDWNGEVINKCKDGTSIPVELWSSVVYDVENKPVALVGVAREITERKKFEQDREKLIIELRDALSEVKALSGLLPICSSCKKIRDDKGYWTQVETYISKHSDAVFTHGLCPDCTKEYFPEVYQRLKEKKEPPTY; encoded by the coding sequence GTGAGAGTATTCGATGTGGTGGAAACGAGTGGAGGTACTCCATGGGCGAACACTTCATCAGGACTTGCTTGGTTCAATGGATATTCATGGACACCGGTTGGGAAGGAACATGGTTTGTCTAATCAAGTGGTTTCCGCAATTATTCCGGATGAAAGAGACAGTATCTTAATAGTTTATAATGATCGTCTATTTTATGGCGGACAGGGTGGTTTCAGAGAAATTCCGATCATCATAGAGGGTCACGAAAACAAGATCGCCTCATTAGCATATTTTGGATATGATAAATTTCTATTGATAATTGATTCATCTCTTTATATACTTCATCATAATAAAGTTATTCCTTATCAAACACCACCTGAACTCAGAGAACAAAAATATACAACGATTTGGAATACATCAGGCAAAGTAATATGGCTTAACGGATCGCAGGGATTGTTCAGATGGAACGGAAATGTTTGGGAAGAAAAGATGCCTGCCGCCGCAACTCTTTTTAATATAAACCGACTCTGCGAAAATAAAAATGGCTTAGGATTTATGTCGATTTGGTCACCTCCTTCGCATGTGGGTTTATGGCGCTGGGCATCATCTTCCATGCCTCAACTGGAACCGTTTCAGGATCATGATAACATACTGGGATTCGACGTAAATGCTGCCGGTCAGGCCATCAAGATAGTAGAATCTGATGAATTAAAAATATTCGATAACAACGAATGGAAAACTATAAAACCCACACCATCCCAACTTCAGAATATTATTTTTTTAAAGTACCGTTCTAATGGAGATTTGTGGGTTGGCACAGAGGTTGGATTATTTCTTCATGTCGTTTCGTCTCAACGATGGGCAGTTTGGAAATTTCCCTCTCCGGATCAACGAAATAATGTAAACGAAATTATTAAACGTAAAGATGGGTCTGTTTGGTGCGGAACCGGGAACGGACTGGTAATTCACTATCCGGATGGTTCGATTAAAACGATTGAGAAGATCAATGAAAAAAAAATAGGAGCCATAACAGGATTAATTGAGGATAATAACAATAATATTTGGATTTCGAGCGGTTATTATTTCGATGGAACATACCGATGGGACGGTTCAACCTGGAAATATTTTGGTTTACTGGAAGGTCTAGATGCGGGATCAATTCATAAAATTAATATGGATAAGAAGGGACGACTTTGGTTTCTTGGCCTTTACCGTCGCGATTTTGATGTTCGCAAAGTTGACCGTGAACCGGGTGCGTATTATTACGATAGCGGCAAGTTCACACAATTCAAGATGACCGAAGAATTAGCCAATGCGCGAATATATTCATTTGCCGAGAGCGATGATGGTTCACTTTGGTTCGGAACTTCCGCGGGGATCGGCAGATGGAAGCCGATATCAGAGAATTCGAAGAATGGTAAATGGAATTACTGGTCAACTGAAAATGGTTTAAAGAACAATAGAATTTTCACACTCGCAGTAGATAAGAACAACAAAGTATGGTTTGGAGATCAGTGGTTCGGATTGGGGTATATAGAAAATGAGTCACCCAAATATTTCACAACGGCGGATGGACTTGTAAGCGATGCAGTATGGAATATAAAAATTAGCAATGATAATAAAGTCTGGATCGCGACTCGCGGGGGTGTATCTATTTATGACCACGACACTTTTTCCGAATTCAATGTTCATGAAGGTATAGAAAATTCCCGTATATGGGGTTTGTTGTCTACGGATGATAAAGTCTACCTTGGAACAAGCGGTGGCGGAGTTCAAATACTAAATCTGAAAGAACTATCAGACAAATATCCTGTTGTGAAATTATTTAATCCGCTCATTCAAAATTCTTCTTTACTTGCCCATTGGAGAGTATATTCCTTCTGGGGAGAACAGATGCCTGATGATATTAAAATACGCTACTGCGTGGATAATCAACCATGGACAGAGTGGAATAAAGAACGAAGCACCATCATCCCCGATTTGGCAAGCGGCGAACATACGTTTTCTATCCAAACGAAAAATCAGCTCGGCGAATTTTCAAATGAAATAAAAACCGTTTCTTTCACCATTCCGCCTCCTTTTTATCTTTTACCTTATTTTTATATTCCGGTCGGTTCACTGTTACTTATAATCGCATTCGTGGGAACCGCCTATATCATAAGAAAGCGAAAAGATGACATTGCTTTACGTAAATCGGAAGAACAATACCGTAAGTTATTTGAAACAGCAAACGATGCAATTATGATTTTCGATCCCGATCATGAAATAATTCTCGCCGTGAACAAAAAAGCATGCGAACTATATGGATTTACAAGGGAAGAGTTGATTGGAAGAGGTCTTAGAGAGATCACTAAAAATATCGACAATGGTCGTCAGGTGATCGATCAAATTCTTAGAGAAAAAAGAGCAGAAGCGCTTGAAACTATTCATATCAATAAAAATCAGGACGAGATTCAAATCATAGCTAATGCCGTTATGATAGAATACGAAGGCAGAAATGCTGTTCTATCAATTAACAGAGATGTAACTGATTTGAAACAAGCAGAAGCAAAACAATTGCTTCTTGCCCAAACCGTTGCATCTGCGAGAGACGCAATTTGCATAACTAACTTAAATAATAATATTTTATTTGTTAATGATGCTTTTATCAAGATGTATGGATATTCTGAGGGTGAGTTGAGCGGTCAGAATATTTCTTTAATTGCGTCTCCTTATGTTACCGACGAGATGCAGAATGAAATCCACAATGCGACCATCCAGAAGGGAGATTGGAATGGCGAAGTTATCAATAAGTGCAAAGACGGCACTTCAATCCCGGTTGAACTTTGGTCGTCTGTTGTTTATGATGTGGAAAATAAACCTGTTGCGCTTGTTGGAGTTGCACGCGAGATAACCGAACGCAAAAAATTTGAGCAGGACAGGGAAAAACTTATCATCGAATTACGCGATGCTTTATCTGAGGTTAAAGCACTCTCGGGTTTATTGCCAATTTGTTCAAGCTGTAAAAAAATTCGTGACGACAAGGGATATTGGACGCAGGTTGAAACATACATTTCAAAACACTCCGACGCGGTATTCACACACGGATTATGCCCCGACTGTACAAAAGAATATTTTCCGGAAGTCTATCAACGACTCAAGGAGAAAAAAGAACCGCCAACATATTGA
- the hypD gene encoding hydrogenase formation protein HypD: MKYIDEYRNGEIAQSYIEAIKNIVTRPWTIMEICGGQTHSIVKYGIEELLPEEIILIHGPGCPVCVTPLEMIDKAINIASLNDVIFTSFGDMLRVPGSKKDLLTLKAEGSDVRIVYSPLDAVAIAEKYPDKKIVFFAVGFETTAPANAMSILSAAKKGLKNFSVLCSHVLVPPAVELLLSSPHNRVNGLLAAGHVCTVMGFEEYIPISKKYHLPIVVTGFEPVDILQGIYMTLKQLEEKQFTVENQYARSVKREGNLAAQKVLTDVFEITNRKWRGIGEISHSGYKISDKFKEYDAEKIFDVQEIAVKESPLCIAGLILQGLKKPHDCSAFGKECKPEHPLGAPMVSSEGACAAYYHFHR, translated from the coding sequence ATGAAATATATTGATGAATATAGGAATGGGGAGATAGCTCAAAGTTACATTGAAGCGATCAAAAATATTGTAACTCGTCCATGGACGATAATGGAAATCTGCGGCGGGCAAACACACAGCATCGTGAAATATGGAATTGAAGAGCTTTTACCTGAGGAAATTATACTCATTCATGGTCCGGGTTGTCCGGTCTGTGTAACACCGTTGGAGATGATCGACAAAGCAATTAACATCGCATCGTTAAACGATGTTATATTTACTTCATTTGGTGATATGCTCCGTGTGCCTGGATCAAAAAAAGACTTGCTAACCCTGAAAGCGGAAGGAAGTGATGTGCGGATTGTTTATTCGCCGCTCGACGCCGTAGCCATCGCCGAAAAATATCCCGATAAAAAAATAGTTTTTTTCGCAGTCGGATTCGAAACAACAGCACCGGCGAATGCGATGTCGATTCTATCAGCTGCGAAAAAAGGATTGAAAAATTTTTCCGTTCTATGTTCACATGTGCTTGTACCGCCCGCAGTTGAATTGCTGTTATCTTCTCCTCACAACCGCGTTAACGGTTTATTGGCGGCTGGACATGTTTGTACTGTTATGGGGTTTGAAGAATATATACCGATTTCAAAAAAATATCACCTCCCGATCGTTGTCACCGGATTCGAACCCGTGGATATTCTTCAAGGAATCTATATGACGCTGAAACAACTTGAGGAAAAACAGTTTACCGTAGAAAATCAATATGCGAGGTCTGTGAAGAGAGAAGGAAATTTAGCCGCACAAAAGGTTTTAACCGATGTTTTTGAGATAACGAATAGAAAGTGGCGCGGGATTGGCGAGATTTCACACAGCGGATATAAGATTAGCGATAAATTTAAAGAATATGATGCCGAAAAGATATTTGACGTACAAGAAATAGCTGTAAAAGAATCACCTTTGTGTATTGCCGGATTGATTCTGCAGGGATTGAAAAAACCTCACGATTGTTCCGCTTTCGGAAAAGAATGCAAACCCGAACATCCGCTCGGTGCACCGATGGTTTCATCGGAAGGAGCGTGCGCGGCATACTATCATTTTCATCGTTAG
- the hypF gene encoding carbamoyltransferase HypF produces MIHRVHIIVRGAVQGVGFRPFIYRLAMESRLCGWVMNSTQGVLIEVEGSKDVLEKFVLRIANEKPQHSSIHSLEYSYLDPVGYTNFEIRKSNESGEISAIVLPDIASCHDCIKELFNPQNRRYLYPFTNCTNCGPRFSIIENLPYDRQNTSMKSFKMCDECLSEYEDPLNRRFHAQPNACPKCGPHIEFWNERGNKISDNHAAILMAVKQIEAGKIVAIKGIGGFHLMVDARNDDAVRRLRERKNREEKPFALMYPSLEMIKQDCEVSVLEERLLLSPESPIVLLKRTSQATFPTMKIEHQISNIAISVAPNNSYLGIMLPYTPLHHILMNELGSPVVATSGNYSDEPICINEKDAVDKLSCIADYFLVHNRPIVRHVDDSIVRVMAGRGMVVRRARGYAPLPIRHNNSSNRSILAVGAHLKNSVALYSGENVFISQHIGDLETTDAYSAFERVIHDFQLLYRATPSSIVSDLHPDYMSTQYAKKSKITLNQIQHHYAHIMSCVAENKIEGEVLGVSWDGSGYGTDGTIWGGEFLLTNEKSYERIATFRNFKLPGGWKAIKEPRRTAVGILYELFGDDFICHDYLQTIKSFSKSELHNLSTMMKKGINSPVTSSAGRLFDAVASIIGISQQVSFEGKAAMELEWAIKDLQTEETYKYRILNIEYPINKSEILDPDESNHRSDSKIIIDWGPLIINILEDVKRKIDVAAISAKFHNTLIEMIVDIGKRIGEKRIALSGGCFQNKYLTERAVHRLTSEGFKPYWHQRVPPNDGGISLGQIAAVMKINTSSL; encoded by the coding sequence ATGATACACAGAGTGCATATTATTGTGCGCGGAGCTGTACAGGGCGTTGGATTTCGTCCGTTCATTTACCGCCTTGCCATGGAGTCTCGGCTGTGTGGTTGGGTGATGAATTCAACACAGGGGGTATTAATCGAAGTCGAAGGATCGAAAGATGTTTTGGAAAAATTTGTTTTACGGATTGCTAATGAAAAGCCACAACACTCTTCGATTCATAGTTTAGAGTATTCATATCTTGATCCGGTGGGATATACAAATTTCGAAATCAGAAAAAGCAATGAATCTGGCGAAATATCTGCAATCGTACTGCCTGATATTGCCTCTTGTCATGATTGCATAAAGGAACTGTTTAATCCGCAAAACCGCCGTTATCTCTATCCGTTCACCAATTGCACCAACTGTGGTCCACGTTTTTCAATTATCGAAAATCTTCCGTACGACCGGCAGAATACTTCGATGAAAAGTTTTAAAATGTGCGACGAATGTTTGAGTGAATATGAAGACCCGCTCAACCGGCGATTCCATGCTCAACCCAATGCGTGCCCAAAGTGTGGTCCGCATATAGAATTTTGGAATGAACGTGGGAATAAAATATCAGATAATCACGCAGCTATTTTGATGGCAGTTAAGCAAATAGAGGCAGGGAAAATCGTTGCAATAAAAGGTATTGGCGGTTTTCATCTTATGGTTGATGCTAGAAATGACGATGCAGTTCGTCGTTTGAGGGAACGAAAGAACCGCGAAGAAAAACCTTTCGCTCTCATGTATCCATCATTAGAAATGATTAAACAAGATTGTGAAGTCAGTGTACTTGAAGAACGGCTTCTTCTCTCGCCGGAGTCTCCAATAGTACTTCTGAAGCGCACATCGCAGGCAACATTTCCCACAATGAAGATCGAACATCAAATATCTAACATTGCAATTTCTGTCGCTCCGAACAATTCTTATCTCGGTATAATGCTCCCATACACGCCACTGCATCATATATTGATGAACGAACTTGGATCTCCGGTTGTAGCAACAAGCGGAAACTATTCGGATGAACCGATTTGCATAAACGAAAAAGATGCAGTTGATAAATTATCCTGTATCGCAGATTATTTTCTTGTACACAACCGACCTATTGTTCGACATGTAGATGATTCAATAGTTCGCGTCATGGCGGGACGCGGGATGGTTGTGCGGCGGGCACGTGGTTATGCTCCACTTCCCATCCGACACAACAATTCATCCAACCGATCTATACTTGCCGTTGGTGCGCACTTAAAAAATTCCGTTGCACTTTATTCCGGTGAAAATGTTTTTATAAGCCAGCATATTGGTGATCTTGAAACGACTGACGCATATTCAGCATTTGAACGGGTCATACACGACTTTCAACTTCTTTACCGAGCAACGCCATCCTCAATTGTTTCAGATCTTCATCCGGATTACATGTCGACGCAATATGCTAAAAAAAGTAAAATTACGCTGAATCAAATTCAGCATCATTATGCGCATATAATGTCGTGTGTTGCCGAAAATAAAATTGAAGGTGAAGTCTTAGGTGTGTCGTGGGACGGTTCGGGTTATGGAACTGATGGAACAATTTGGGGAGGAGAATTTTTATTGACAAATGAAAAATCATACGAACGGATTGCAACTTTCCGGAATTTCAAACTCCCAGGTGGGTGGAAAGCGATTAAAGAACCGCGTCGGACAGCCGTTGGAATTTTGTATGAATTATTCGGTGATGATTTTATTTGCCATGATTATTTGCAAACAATCAAATCGTTCAGTAAATCAGAGCTTCATAATTTGTCAACAATGATGAAGAAAGGAATCAATTCACCTGTAACATCGAGCGCTGGACGACTTTTTGATGCTGTGGCGTCAATAATCGGAATTTCTCAGCAAGTTTCATTCGAAGGTAAAGCAGCGATGGAATTAGAATGGGCGATTAAAGATTTGCAAACTGAGGAAACTTACAAATATCGAATATTGAATATCGAATATCCAATAAATAAATCCGAAATCCTCGATCCCGACGAGTCGAATCATCGATCGGATTCCAAAATCATAATTGACTGGGGACCCTTAATCATTAACATTCTCGAAGATGTGAAACGGAAAATAGATGTTGCCGCCATCTCCGCAAAATTTCACAACACACTGATTGAGATGATCGTCGATATCGGAAAGCGAATCGGAGAGAAACGTATAGCTCTTTCGGGCGGTTGTTTTCAGAATAAATATTTAACGGAAAGAGCTGTGCACAGATTAACCTCAGAAGGATTCAAACCTTATTGGCATCAGCGGGTGCCGCCGAATGATGGAGGTATTTCACTCGGGCAAATTGCGGCTGTGATGAAAATAAATACGAGTTCATTGTAA
- a CDS encoding HypC/HybG/HupF family hydrogenase formation chaperone — translation MCLAIPGKVLEIKKGTTPLMGIVSFGGIQKEICLDWVDDVQVGEYVIVHVGFALSKMDEKEAMITLNMIKEMEKLGEQSNNSNKEV, via the coding sequence ATGTGTTTAGCAATTCCGGGAAAAGTTCTTGAGATTAAAAAAGGTACAACACCACTGATGGGCATTGTAAGTTTCGGGGGTATTCAAAAAGAAATTTGCTTGGATTGGGTGGATGATGTTCAGGTGGGTGAGTATGTAATTGTGCATGTGGGCTTTGCTCTGAGTAAGATGGATGAAAAAGAAGCTATGATTACATTGAATATGATAAAAGAAATGGAAAAGTTGGGTGAGCAATCGAACAATTCCAACAAGGAAGTATAG